In Agromyces sp. 3263, a single genomic region encodes these proteins:
- a CDS encoding MATE family efflux transporter, with translation MTTALFRRAVDRDILRLAVPALGALIAEPLFLLADTAMVGHLGAVPLAGLGLASAVLQTIIGLMVFLAYATTPAVARRLGAGDERAAVASGIDGLWLALGLGVLLAAAGWLATPWLVGVFGASAAVTAEASVYLSISMAGLPAMLVVFAATGLLRGLQDTRTPLWVAGIGFTVNIGLNALFIYGLGLGIAGSAIGTVIAQWGMVVVYLVVIARHARRVGAGPWPHHAGVLSGAAVSGWLFLRTASLRVALLLATWAATSLGSDELAAYQVAITIYFTLGFALDALAIAAQALIGKGLGSGDVAHVRAVLRRCVEWGIGSGVVLGALVISTAWVLPALFTSSPEVAALLPPSLVVLGLSAPLGGLVFVLDGVLIGAGDARYLAWTGLVNLAVFVPLALGTVWWADAAGLPGAAALAWLTGSFAIGYLAARAVTLSLRARGARWMVTGAP, from the coding sequence CCGCGACATCCTCCGGCTCGCCGTGCCGGCGCTCGGCGCGCTCATCGCCGAGCCGCTGTTCCTGCTCGCCGACACGGCCATGGTCGGGCACCTCGGCGCCGTGCCGCTCGCCGGGCTCGGGCTCGCGAGCGCGGTGCTGCAGACGATCATCGGCCTCATGGTGTTCCTCGCCTACGCGACGACGCCGGCGGTGGCGCGACGGCTCGGGGCGGGCGACGAGCGGGCGGCCGTGGCATCCGGGATCGACGGGCTGTGGCTCGCCCTCGGGCTCGGCGTCCTGCTGGCCGCGGCCGGATGGCTGGCGACGCCGTGGCTCGTCGGCGTGTTCGGGGCGTCGGCGGCGGTGACGGCCGAGGCCTCCGTCTACCTGTCGATCTCGATGGCCGGGCTTCCGGCGATGCTCGTCGTGTTCGCTGCGACCGGCCTGCTGCGCGGGCTGCAGGACACGCGCACGCCCCTCTGGGTGGCCGGCATCGGCTTCACGGTGAACATCGGCCTCAACGCACTGTTCATCTACGGGCTGGGCCTCGGCATCGCCGGTTCCGCGATCGGCACCGTGATCGCGCAGTGGGGCATGGTCGTCGTCTACCTGGTGGTCATCGCGCGGCACGCGCGGCGGGTCGGCGCCGGCCCGTGGCCGCACCACGCGGGCGTGCTGAGCGGCGCGGCCGTGAGCGGCTGGCTGTTCCTGCGCACGGCGAGCCTGCGCGTCGCGCTGCTGCTCGCGACGTGGGCGGCGACGTCGCTCGGGTCCGACGAGTTGGCGGCCTACCAGGTGGCCATCACGATCTACTTCACGCTCGGGTTCGCGCTCGACGCGCTCGCGATCGCGGCGCAGGCGCTCATCGGCAAGGGGCTGGGCTCGGGCGACGTGGCGCACGTCCGGGCCGTGCTGCGGCGATGCGTGGAGTGGGGCATCGGATCGGGCGTGGTGCTCGGCGCGCTCGTGATCTCCACCGCCTGGGTGCTGCCCGCACTGTTCACGTCGTCGCCCGAGGTCGCCGCGTTGCTGCCGCCGTCACTCGTCGTGCTCGGCCTGTCGGCGCCCCTCGGCGGACTCGTGTTCGTGCTCGACGGCGTGCTCATCGGCGCCGGTGACGCCCGCTACCTCGCCTGGACCGGCCTCGTGAACCTCGCCGTGTTCGTGCCGCTGGCGCTCGGCACGGTCTGGTGGGCGGATGCCGCGGGGCTGCCCGGCGCCGCAGCGCTGGCGTGGCTCACCGGCTCGTTCGCGATCGGCTACCTCGCCGCCCGCGCGGTGACGCTGTCGCTGCGGGCGCGCGGCGCGCGCTGGATGGTGACGGGCGCTCCGTGA
- a CDS encoding LacI family DNA-binding transcriptional regulator — translation MHADAPPRPTLADVAAKAGVSASTASLAFSGSGPVSDATKERVLAAASALGYAGPDPRARSLRRGRSGIVGVVLEERVRAAFLDPVKIQMLDGITEGIAPLGAGLLLLTDTGEAGGHAVGIESAPVDAVVLVGCSPRLGHSVEALRRRGIPAVAIEGDAGDDVPKISIDNREATRRGAEYLKSLGHTDVALVTLPFDAARTRGPLTPELERGSTAETASERLLGAREVFPHVTGRSAAASSIEEGLEAGRALLADPATRPTAIIAQSDLLAAGVIQAAEELGIAVPAQLSVLGFDGIRVDGLQHDLTTLVQPSVAKGRAAGEAVVRLLAGEPPESVCFTSSLHVGDTTAPPRDPRT, via the coding sequence ATGCACGCGGATGCCCCACCACGCCCGACGCTCGCCGACGTCGCGGCCAAGGCCGGAGTGTCGGCGTCCACGGCGTCGCTCGCCTTCAGCGGTTCCGGTCCCGTGTCGGACGCCACGAAGGAGCGCGTGCTCGCCGCGGCATCCGCCCTCGGCTACGCCGGACCCGACCCGCGCGCCCGCTCCCTGCGCCGGGGGCGGTCGGGCATCGTCGGGGTCGTGCTCGAGGAGCGCGTGCGCGCGGCCTTCCTCGACCCGGTGAAGATCCAGATGCTCGACGGCATCACCGAGGGCATCGCGCCGCTCGGAGCCGGCCTGCTGCTGCTCACCGACACCGGCGAGGCCGGCGGTCACGCCGTCGGCATCGAGAGCGCCCCCGTCGACGCGGTCGTGCTGGTCGGCTGCAGCCCGCGGCTCGGGCACTCGGTCGAGGCGCTGCGGCGTCGCGGCATCCCGGCCGTCGCGATCGAGGGCGATGCCGGCGACGACGTGCCGAAGATCTCCATCGACAACCGCGAGGCGACCCGCCGGGGAGCCGAGTACCTCAAGAGCCTCGGGCACACGGATGTCGCGCTCGTCACGCTCCCGTTCGACGCCGCCCGCACGCGCGGCCCGCTGACGCCCGAGCTCGAACGCGGCAGCACCGCCGAGACCGCGAGCGAGCGGCTGCTCGGGGCCCGCGAGGTGTTCCCGCACGTGACCGGACGGTCGGCGGCCGCGAGCTCGATCGAGGAGGGCCTCGAGGCCGGGCGGGCGCTGCTCGCCGACCCGGCGACGCGGCCGACGGCGATCATCGCGCAGAGCGACCTGCTCGCCGCCGGCGTGATCCAGGCGGCGGAGGAGCTCGGCATCGCGGTGCCCGCCCAGCTCAGCGTGCTGGGGTTCGACGGGATCCGGGTCGACGGGCTGCAGCACGACCTCACCACGCTCGTGCAGCCGTCGGTGGCGAAGGGCCGCGCCGCGGGCGAGGCCGTGGTGCGGCTGCTCGCCGGCGAGCCGCCCGAGTCGGTGTGCTTCACGAGCTCGCTGCACGTGGGCGACACGACGGCGCCGCCACGCGATCCGCGCACCTGA